A window of Pullulanibacillus sp. KACC 23026 genomic DNA:
TGGTCGCCCCATATCCTGGATTCGTTCCCGTGACCGTCTGATTCAGACTCGTCATATAGGGATTAACGGATCCTGTATTGTTTAGACTTTGGGTCATTCCAGAAACCATTTGACTGTAGTTCGTCAAATAGGGGTTAGGCACACTTGAATTGGCAAGACCAAGCGTACTTTCTGGATCCATTTGACTTGCGCTGTCTAGATAATCGTACGATGATCCTGTATTTTGTAAAGATTGCGGAGTAAAGGTTTGCGTGCCTTGACTAGCAAGCATTTCACTTAACAAAAGTGGTAAAATCGTCATCATCGGATTATCGGAACTTTGAGTAAGTAAAGAATTACTTCCACTAATGCTGTCATCGGACAAGTCCAGTGATCCTGTATCTTCAGAAGCGTCTGACGAAGAAACTTGAGTTTCTTGATTAACAAGCATTTCAGTCAACAATGTCGCAAAAAGAGAATTGATCGAACTAGTCGAACTCGCTGGTTGCTGTTGTTGTTGTGTTTGTATACTTTGCGTTCCTCCCAATGTACTGAGTGACGTTGCACTGCCTAACCCATCCCCAACACTCATTTAGTAACACCCTTTCAATTTGCCATTTTAAATCTGTCATTTGGACGAAAAAAGACGCGTGCCTTTTCCTTACAGGTCACGCCACGAAGCTGTCTTGTCTAAGCTGTTTGTCTTCATCAGTAACTGACTAACATTAACCATCACTTCATTTGAGAGTTTAGATATATATTTTAATTGTCCCTCTTCAATATGCGCTTCGACTAGAACAATAGTTTCAGGAGACTGTTCATTTTTTAAAGCGAGGATCTGTTTCTCTTGGAAGACGACATTTTTTACCAAAAGATAAGTATGATTCAATGGGTCTCCAACAGTCATTTTCACGGGTCTCAAAAAGAATGGTTTTTTCTTTTGAAAATCGACAAAATAATAAACTCTCCCATTCTTTTGTTCATTATTCGTTACTTTTTGATGAATCATAACTTATCCCTCGCAATTGACCTTTGATTAAAACAGGATCCAAAATAATAAAACAAGACCTAAGTTAATCTTACACGATTCGACAATTATTTCAATAAATTGTTCGCATCTGACTATTTCTACTTTTTTGGATAACAAAAAAAAGGCGCAAGTACGCGACTTCTCGCCTACCTGCACCTAAAAAATAGTCATTTTTTCCTATCAAAAAATACCCCGTTTGTTTGTTGAATTCTTGGCTGATACCCCTTAGTAAACTTTTTAACTCTTTTTACCTGCTGGATCGACCTCTGATTTTCCTGTATCGATTTCTCTAGGAGGCTTTTCATTTCATGATCAAGGTCTAAGATTTCTTTTAATAAAAGCTTAAGATTTTTGGTGGGTTGGAAGTTGAGCAGTTCCGCTTTTTGCCGGTCCACTTCCTCCATTCTCGCTTGGCGATCTTGTAATAATAAGTGATACCCCTGATAATCTTCCAGCTTGATGGTTTGATTCATTTTTTTTGTAATTTCGTAGATTTCCTCGATTAACCGTTCCATTGCATCACGTGCCTAACCTTTTGTTTTCATTTCTTTTATTGCCGTGGACCAGGTGTCCGCTAAATCAACCGCAAACCCTTCTACTTCTTCCAAAATTTCAACACGCTTCGTCCGATTCGCCTCAACTAATCGACGTTTCATGTAATCATATAAGGCCAAGAGAGAGTCTGAAATGGGATAACCATCTTTTAATGTAATCATAAGCTCGCTTAGAATATCTTGAGCTTTCAAATTGTTATGATGAGCCTCTTCGATCGTCTGTTTTTCCATAGCAAGTTTGGCTAATCGAATGAATTTAACCATTCCTTGATATAACATAAGCGTTAACTCTTCAGGCTTCGATGTCGTAACGGCTTGTCTTTGATAGGTTTGATAAGGATTATTCATGCCCATCCGTCATTTCCCCTTTACTAATATACTACCTTCTAATTATTATCGGACAAAGTTCCGATTAGTAAAGAGATGATCTGATAAAAATTAGCTGCCCATTTGCATATCTTGATCAAACGTGTCAATGAGATAGCTTAAACGTTGATTATACGACTTCAAATTTTTAATTTTCGCCGTATCGCCGAGCTTGTTAAAAGCAGCTATCTCTTTTGCTAATTTCGCTACTTCCTTTTGCAGTTGATCATTTCGTTTCTTCTCTTCGACTAATAAGCGTTCCTTCTGTAGCAAGGTTTGACGAAGTGTCTCTTGTTCTTGCTTGCTCGTTTCCTTAACATGCTCAATCTGTTTGGTTACCTGCTGATTTTGAAGGGCCAGCGTGGTCAACTGATACAGACTGCCTAACAAATCAACAAGGTTAATTCCCGGAAGCTGTTCCACGTTCGAGATTAATCCGGATATGATTTCCAAAAAGTCCACATTGTTAGTATTTGATGGCACAGTCGAAAGCTCCGCTACCGAAAGCACCGGAACGTCCACTTCAGAAATAGTACTAAAGACGGGTTTCTCGAATGAGTCTTTTTCCTTATTCTTAAGTAACGTATAATACTTATAATTAACGGATTGGTAGCCTCGATTAAAGAGATAGGCGACTTCCTCTAATATTTCAGTGATATTCAAAGCCCCTTCTGCCTGGCGCTCAGGAATATAGCGAAACATCAATTCGATTTCATTTTCCGTCCATTTTCGATTCATTTTCTTGGAATGCTCTTGGGCTTCGGCTTGATTTTCCATAAGCGTCTGAAGAAAGACGAAATGATCGTAGTAAAACCGCAACGTTTCAGTTGGAACCTCATATTTATTTTCTAATTCTATAAGAATGTCTTCTTTTGATTGAGCTATATTTTGACTTTGGATTGATTCTTTCATCTCAAAGAGCGCTTTTTTTAAAGACAAGTGAATACCTCCTACTGATAACAAGTTACCACCTTTGACCGGTCAAACAGGATCAAATTCATTAACTTGTTTCCAAAATCTTTTCAAACTGGAAGCTTTGTTAAATATGTTCGATGGTTCTTGTTCTTTTTTGGGGGGAGCTCATAACAATAATAGTTGTACTAATTAACTATTTATTCCTATATTATAGTACTTTAGTCATAAGATTAACAGTTTAATTTATCATATAGTAAGTTGGTCTTAATGTTAAATGATTGAACTTAGATGACATTATTTGATGCTAATATTTTATTAGTTTAACTGATCGTCTTGTCATTTTGTTCTAATGTGTAATTTTTTGGATGATGTAAGTATGTCAACATTTTTTTATTTGGCTGTTTTCGTAAACTTTGTTGTTTTTTTTAGACTCCAATAAGCTCGCTTTCCGCGGGAGTCTCGCCTATTTCCACCTATTTTTATCAACTAGCAACACTCTTTTAGAAAAGAGCCTTTTACTTATATATAAAAACACCTCCCTTTGTCGGTAAGGGAGGTGCTTCTTTATCTGATTTGTTTTTCTTTCAGTCGATTTTGTCTTTGTTTTTCAAAGCAATATTGCATGATCTTTGTTTGATCCCGCTGGCTGATTTTTATAAATTCAATTCCTGCTTGCTTCTTATCTTCGAGTTTCTCTTGGACTGCTATCCGTTTGACTTGTCCGTCAAAGGAAATCTGTTCCGCTTGATTCTTATTAGGCAAAGGAAGCAGGAAAGACCCTGTCACCATTTCGTCTGTTTCGATTGGAAAATCAATAGGAGCTGTTACCAATAAACCGCCGGCACTGATATTCGTAATCGCTACTTCCTGATCCTTTAAGTCTATCGTCAGAGCCGCCGATACACGGAAATTCTCCCTTTGCTGGATTTTAATAATGTCTTTCTCGTGAGGTCGAGTTAATCGTATTAAAGGAATCGGACCGAGCTTTCTACCCAAGATCGTTGACTTAAATTGATATTTATTCGTCTCTAAAATATAGGTAATCGCAAGCTTTTCTCCTTCAGTCAACAGTCCAATCATGTCTCGGTCCAAAAGCATGATCGAGAGCTCATTATCTTCTATTCCACTAATAACCGAACGACAGGAATGATCGGAATCGGTTTCTATTAGGACATTTTGGTTTACTTTGGGATACATATTATCCTCCTGTTATTGACATAATTGCCAGATACCTCTAATTCTATCATAATAGAAAATCACTTAAAAGTGTTGGCTACAAAGAATCCCTTTATGTTTAAATTGCCAACATAAAGGGATTCTATTAAACAACGTTCACCATCTATTTCAAGAAGTCAGCCAAGGTTGGTTGTATAATTCGAGCCCCAATCTCGAGTGCTGCTGACTGAACCGTTTCTTGTGATTTTAAATCGGTGTATACGCTAGCCATGTCGACATCGGAATTTTTGGAAAGCAAATCGGTTGTTGACGTCTCAAGTCCGTCCAATCGGGATTGACTCAACTGCATCCGGTTCATCCGCGCCCCGAGGTCAGAACGCAATTGGAGGACATTATCGATTTGACTATCCAAATCCGCTAAGTGATCACTTGTTGTACTTCCATCTGAAGAGGAGAAATCAGACACAATGTCAGAAAGCACTTGAAACACGCCGCCTTGACCGTTGTTGTTAAACACATCTTTCCCAGATACATTGATTGGAATCGGCGTGTTCTGTCCGACCTGTACTTGAAGTTGCTGTTCATTATCGCTTAAAAACGTTGCTTCTGAATCAGGGTTATTAGGATCCGTCCCATAAGGTGCCGTGCTCGTATCGGTCCCGGCAAAGATATATCTCCCGGCGATTTGCGAATTCGCAATCTCACCCAATTGATCCTTAAGCTGGTCCACTTCTTGGGCAATGGCTTCCTTATCACTTTGAGTATTCGTTCCATTTTGCCCCTGGACGGTGAGTTCCCTAACCCGCTGCAGAACTTGATTGACCTGATCAAGCGCGTCATCCGTCGAGGACATCCAGGAATACCCATCATCCGCATTTTTCTTATATTGATCGATATCTGTTAAGGTCGATTGATAATACATCCCTCTGACAGCGACAACAGGATCATCCGAAGGCCGCGAAATTTTTTCACCAGTAGCCGCCTGCTGTTGTAATTTATTCATTAATGAATTGTTCTGCTGTAAATTATACAGCATCGTTTGACTCATCATGCCTTGAGTAACACGGGTGCTCATGTTAGTCCCTCCTTATGCTCAGACTTGACCCATTCCGTTAATGATTTTATCCAAACAGTCGTTCATGACTGAAACCATTCTGGCGGATGAATTATAGGCCTGTTGGAAACGAATCATATTGGTCATTTCTTCATCCAAAGAGACGCCTGAAACCGATTGTCTGCGATTGTCGACCTGTTGGACAATCGTCTGTGCATTGTCTTCCATGCGCTGGGACTCTTGTGAATCAATCCCCAGTTGTCCAACAATATTTTGGTAATAATCATCCACGTTAGTCGTAGTACCAGGGAAATTTAAATTAGTCGATTTAATATTATAAATATCCATCGCATTTTGCCCATTCCCCGTTGAAGATTGGCCATCTGATTCCACTTTCGCAGCGGCAATCAAGTTTAATGAATTCATAATTTCCGGATTGACCTGCATATCGCCCGCTGACGTTCCAACAAAAAAGTCGACTTTCTCATCGGAAACCCCATTAATATTATCTAAATTTAAGCCATTCTTATGGGCGGTGTTGACCGCATCCGCAAACGTCGTTGCAAGGCTATTTATTTTGGCTTTCATACTTGGTATGATCGATTGATCTTCTTGACCAAGTATTCCATAAGACTCCATGTCTCCTAATAATTCACCAGATTGCAAGGTCACCTTATTTCCGCCAATTTCAATTTGGTCTGGGTCGACGAGTCCACTATCCGAATCAAAACCAACCGAAAGCGTGTTTGAGGTTTTACCAGAAACAAGTGAGCCACTTCCGACTGAAATATTAACCATGCCGCTGTCCCCTGGTGTCACTTGGACGTCCACTAAATTCGATAATTGATCAATTAAGTTATCCCGCTGATCATATAAATCATTCGGTTGATAATCATTCGGAACTAAGCGTGAGATTTGATCATTTAAATTCGCAATTTGAGTCGCTAAGGAATTCACATCATCTGTATTGGTGGTAATTACATTGTGAAGGTCTGATTGCATTTGATCCAATGAACTGGATATCGCATTAAAGGAATCCGTAACCGCGACCGCATCTTGGCGTACAACAGCGCGAGTTGAAGAACTGTCCGGGTCATTAGCGAGTTCCTGCCAGCTTTCGAAAAAAGTGTCCATGGTCGCTGCAAGCCCCTGATCAGAAGGCTCATTTATTGCATCTTCAATTTTGGTGTAGGTATCACTTTTGGCGGTCCAGTAGCCTAGATCTGTATTCTCATTCCGGTATTGGGTATCTAAAAAGCTGTCTCTCAGACGAGTAATTTGGGCAACTTCTACGCCCGTTCCTAATTGCCCCGTCGTCGTATCACTGCTTAATCCCGCTACAGGTATTGCATTCGTCGCTTGAAAGACAGCACTCTGTCTCGTATACCCCGGTGTATTCGCATTAGCAATATTATGACCGGTCGTCGTCAGAGCGGCTTGTTGAGCGGCGAGTCCTCGTTTACCGATCTCTAAACCTAAAAAGGTCGATGTCATCAGATGTCCCCCTTTCTTATAAAAACGACTTAAACCTTGGCATCCAAAAGACTTGAATAACCGTTCGTGCTTTGAGGGCCATACGTAATCGCTGGCTCCCTCCGAGCAAGAATCCCAATCGAATAATGAATATAGGAAAGAGAGGTTTGAAGTAATTGTTGATTACTTTCGTTTAAATGGGTAATTTCCTTAATTAAGTGGCGGAGCTGCTTCGCAAGCGTAACAAAAGTGTCTTTGACATTTTGTTGTTTGAGGTGTTTCAGCAAATCCTCAAGCGTGTAAGTAAGAGAGGACAATCGGTTTTGTTCCATATACTCTTGAACCAATAGTTGTCTTTCCTGCTCTAGATTCTGAATGTCTACAACACAGTTATTTTCTTTAACGATCAAATCTTGAAGATCTTGAATGGGCCCTTGAATAAGAAGCGCTCTTTTTTCTTGAGCTAATTCAAGAACTCGGGTGTGAGCATCGACCATCGCATTTAATGTTAGAAGCAATCTTTTTAAAGTATCCATTTATCTGTCTCCTAGTTGGAAGAACCATTCCAGAAATTAATCATCTTATCCGCGATTTTTCGGCTATCCACCTGATAAGTTCCGTTCGAAATTTGTTGTTTTAATTCATCGACGCGACTTTTCCGTTGGGTTTGCTCGGACAAGGCCGCTTGAGACAATTCCCGGCCGCGTGATGATATTTGAACGTCAGACGCACTGCTCTGAGTCGGTTTCGTTTTATTTGTTGTATTTGACTGTTTTTGTTGATTTTGATAGAAGTAAGCTCCATAATTGCTGTCATTAATACGCATAATCCGTTCCCTCCTAATCCTTCTTTATTTATATCGGCAGCCTTCATCATAAGTTTAGTGATTTCAAAAGAAAAACTCATGATTTAATTCTATCAAACTCAATGAGATATTTCATTAGCCTCTTGAATAGAACAAAATTGCTAAACCCGCGACTCTCTTCTTCCCATGTATAGACTTAGCCCACGAGTTTTTCTTGACACTGTTTTTATGTTTAAACGTTTAACAAAATTGGGTGTTTGTCTAACCAATGTGGAAATTCTCTCGCTTGCCGTGGACGAACGGCCGAGCCTCCTCACTTGTTTTAGGGGTTGCGGGGTCTCTGCCGCCCGTTATTCCGCAGGCGTCTCGAGATTTCCACTCGCTGTTCATTTTAGATTATGAGTTAAAGCTAAAGCACACTATTAATGTGGCAATGATTTAAAATCGTTTGGATGTTTTCTATCATTGTTTGGGACCTATTTCAAAAAAAGGGGTGTTTCGTGAGCGCCTCGTACTCAGAGAAGTATAGACTAAAGTCCGGCGAGAATTGCAAAACGACTACTTGACTCTGCCGCTTGCTACATCACCTTTGATTTACTACACATGGTTTTGCGTAAAATTCTTCTAATTTCAGAATTTTACGCAAGGCAGCACGATGTAAATTCTAGGTAGCGAGTTCATGAAGTTTTCCAAATAGGAACCGTGCCCGCGGAAAGCGAGGTTATTTTCGCATTTTAAAGCGGTATTGTAATGTCGAGTTATCTTCAAGTCGAAATTTTCATGATTTGCTAAGGAATGAGAAAAAAACAGCGGCAGTTTTTGACTGCCGCTGTTTTGATGCGTTAGACGTTGATATTGATCTCGGTGAAATCTGTTTTCAGCTGTGGTTGTTGGCGCAGATAGACTTCTGTTTTTCCCGCTGTATAGTTGATTTTGACGAGATGTGGGGTGACGTTAATTTCTGTTTCACCGAGTTTCCAGTTGATATGAAGTTCGCTTGGGGTATAGTTGATCTTCACTAATTCAGAAGTTGGAATGAAGCCATTTCCGGAGTCTGACGGAGCGGGATTCGCCTTCGATGAGACAATGGCCGCTACCGTGTTCGACTTATTTTCGATGTGCGCCAGTTGATCCCCTTCTTGGGCGATCTCACCTACCGCTTCAACAGCGGCTTGCTTCGCGTCTTCCGCGGCATCCCTCGTTAAGACACTCAATGGCTTAAACCCTAATTGCTCCCAAGCCTCCTCCTGATCAATCTCGAGGTGTGACGGTGTCTTCGTGATGTCCATTTGCGCAGGGGTTTGTTTGATCGACAAATCAGCGGGTTGCTGCTCGATTTCCATTACCGGCTGGGTAATGCGTAAGCCAATTTGTGCGTAAGTTTGCTGCAAGCGAATTTGTGGAATTTGCATAATATGTGACCACCTTATAGTTGTCTCTTATGCCCTTTTATCCATAAGAAGACCTAAATAATCGTTCATAGCTGCATAGATATCTAAAAGTTTCTTAGATGGAATTTCCTTAACGACATCATTTGTTTGGTCATCAACAATTGCGACATAGTACTTTTTCAATTCGTCATGATACTTATATTCCAAGTGGGTATTGGATTCCTTAAAGAACCCATTCATGGTATCAATCACTTTTTCCGTTTTTTCTTTTGTCGAGTTTTCTTGCTGTGTCTGGGGTTGATCGTGTTGGTCTTCCGAATACTTCTTTACTTTCGAAACGCCTTCAACCGGTTTCACTTGACTATCCGTTACAGGACTCTGACCCTTGGAACCAGTAATTTTATTGAACATAACGTTCCCCCCTCTTTTGACAACTTATCACCTTTATCGGAAAAGTTGCGGGAATGTTTAGGGATTTCTAGTTTTATTGATAAGGGACAACTAGTATATAAAAAAGTGCTCTAGAAAACGAACCGGTTCTCTACCAGATGGGGTTACCCCAACTAATATAGAAAGAATCGCTCACCTATTCGCTACTCGGAATGATCTATTTGATTGAAAGAAGCTGTTTCTAAGTTTTTTATAAGAATATAGCGTTGGTAAAAAATAGGAGTAACGGTTTTAGTATAGGTATGAGAATTTAGGCGGAACATTTCCGGTTAATGTCTAAAGAGAACAATTAAGTGACTGATATAAGCGGAGATTTTCCGATTAACCACTCCCAATCAGACTAATTCCAAGGCTTTGGATACCTATAAACGGAAAAACTCCTCTTATTTTTAAGGAAATAAGGCTATTTCCCAATTTAGCCGGAATTTCTCCGTTTATCTTTCAAACTCGGTTAAATCAACATTCAGAACAAGCAAAACCGAGTTTAGACAGATGGAAAAAGACCACCCCTTTTTAAGATTATATTCATTGAATTGCAAAATACCGCAGCTCGAAACTCCCCAGAAAAAGAACTTGTTACTAGAAATCGAGAACCTCTTTCAAATCATTTACAATCAACCACGAAGTAATTGAAGGACTTGTTGCGATTGTTGATTAGCTTGTGCAAGCATGGCTTCTGCTACCTGTGAAAGAATACTATATTTAGATTGATTCATCATTTCGGAAGCCATATCTGCGGCAGAAATACGGGATTCAGATGCGGTGATGTTCGTTTCATAGTTCGAAGCATTGTTCAAGGAATACTCCAATCGGTTTTGCAAAGCACCAAACCTAGACCGTTCACTTGAGACCGTTTCAATGGCCTCATCAATTTGATCGATTGCATTTGCGGCATCTGGTTGAGTCATCACATCGATAGGATTGATAGCTAGCAACTGGAGACTTACTTCCTTTTTAAAAACAAAATCCCCATTAATATTCATGCTCATCTTTCCCTACCCTCTTACTTCGTCTATTTACTTTTACGATCAAAATAAACACAAGAAAAAAGAGGTATATAAAAAGAGACCCCAGACACGCTGAGGTCTCCTGTTAGAGAAATTAACCACGAAGTAATTGAAGAACTTGTTGTGGTTGTTGGTTAGCTTGAGCAAGCATAGCTTGAGCAGCCTGAGAAAGAATAGAATCTTTCGTTTGCTCACTCATTTCACTCGCCATATCTACATCAGTGATACGTGATGAAGCTTCCGTGATGTTTTGGCTAGAAGTGTTCAAGTTGTTAATCGTGTGATCTAAACGGTTCTCGTAAGCACCCAATTTAGAACGCTCAGATGAAACAGTGTTGATCGCATTATCAATTACAGAAATGGCAGCAGATGCTTTATCTGAAGATGATAAGTCTAGAGCATATTCAGTGTTGTCATTGTTAGTTCCATCGGTAACTTGCTGAGTCGCTGTAAAAGATGCCGTAACAGTATTGCCATCACTATCTGTTACATCTTCAGTTCCGCCAGTTGCAGAGGATAAACCAAGAGCTGCAGCACGCATATCACTAATATTAAGTGTCATACTTTGTCCAGTATTAGCACCAATTTGTAGTGTAGCACTGAAGCCTGTTCCACCTTGGGTTTGGTCAAATGTAATATTATTTGTTGTGCCGTCGCCATCAGCGGCAAAATCGAATGTACCAAGATCAGCTGTTACAGATTTGCCATCAGCAGTTGTATAAGTTTGAGAACCAGCACCCGAAGAAACGGTTCCTGTTACAGCACTATCATCAATTGTTGCAGTATAACCAGCAGCAACTTCGGCATTTACATCACCTGTATAAGTAAAAGTATCACCATTAGCTGTATTACTAATATCATCAAAGCTAATAGTTAAACCATTCCAGCTTAAATCATTAGTTGAAGGAGTTACTGTATCACCATTAACAGTCCAATCACCTGTAGTTGAATCCTTTGCTACAGTAATAGATGAAATATCAGATGTACCAGTATATGTTCCGCTAATAGTTCCAGTTGCTGTTCCTGTGCCAGCTTTGGTTAATGAAGTACTTGCTGCTATTGTTGTTGCAGAAGTTCCTGCATTATAAGTAATAGCAATTGTATGATCTGTATCACCAGTCAATCCACTTGCACCTGTTACTGCAGCGTTTGTAAATGCTGAATCTGCTTGCACATTTTGTACAGGACCAGCATTACCACCATTCAACAACTTCTGAGTGTTAAACTCAGTTGTATTACCAATACGGTTTACTTCATCCGTTAATTGGTTCATTTCATCTTGGATCGCGCTACGGTCTTGATCGGTGTTGGTGTCGTTCGCAGATTGTGTAGCTAATTCACGCATACGTTGAAGGATGTCTGTTGTTTCGTTTAAGGCACCTTCAGCTGTTTGCGTCATTGAGATACCGTCTTGAGCGTTACGGCTCGCTTGGTCTAATCCACGGATTTGACCTTTCATTTTTTCAGAGATTGATAGGCCTGCTGCATCATCAGCAGCACTGTTAATACGAAGACCTGAAGATAATTTCGCCATTGATTTGGATTGAGCTTGTGACGCGTTGTTCAATAGACGAAGCGTGTTCATTGCCGTAATGTTAGTGTTAATTTGCATGATTTCGTCCTCCTATGTAGTCATGGGATAGAATGGGTCATCCCATTCTAAATTTTTTATAATACCCGCAATGGGTTATTACCAAAGTTAAGTTTAAGCGAATTTTTCATAGATTTCTTCTCGATAAACACTGATCTCTTTTGGAGCATCGATGGCAAATCGCAACAACCCATTTTTAGTTTTGAGCAGAGTGATTAGAATGTTGTCTCCAATTAAAATCGTGTCACCTATTTTTCGATCGGTTTT
This region includes:
- a CDS encoding glucosaminidase domain-containing protein, producing the protein MSVGDGLGSATSLSTLGGTQSIQTQQQQQPASSTSSINSLFATLLTEMLVNQETQVSSSDASEDTGSLDLSDDSISGSNSLLTQSSDNPMMTILPLLLSEMLASQGTQTFTPQSLQNTGSSYDYLDSASQMDPESTLGLANSSVPNPYLTNYSQMVSGMTQSLNNTGSVNPYMTSLNQTVTGTNPGYGATTSTSNQSLAFQPSDPGKMNQLLDGKLAGMGAVFVQAGQTYNVDPALLMAISQHETGNGTSNAAKEKNNVAGMMGSNGLKSYSSVSDSIMDMAQNLSSNYLGKGLTSIGQIGAKYAPVGASNDPTGLNNYWVTDVTKNYQTIKGAIL
- the fliT gene encoding flagellar protein FliT encodes the protein MERLIEEIYEITKKMNQTIKLEDYQGYHLLLQDRQARMEEVDRQKAELLNFQPTKNLKLLLKEILDLDHEMKSLLEKSIQENQRSIQQVKRVKKFTKGYQPRIQQTNGVFFDRKK
- the fliS gene encoding flagellar export chaperone FliS, with protein sequence MGMNNPYQTYQRQAVTTSKPEELTLMLYQGMVKFIRLAKLAMEKQTIEEAHHNNLKAQDILSELMITLKDGYPISDSLLALYDYMKRRLVEANRTKRVEILEEVEGFAVDLADTWSTAIKEMKTKG
- a CDS encoding flagellar brake domain-containing protein, coding for MYPKVNQNVLIETDSDHSCRSVISGIEDNELSIMLLDRDMIGLLTEGEKLAITYILETNKYQFKSTILGRKLGPIPLIRLTRPHEKDIIKIQQRENFRVSAALTIDLKDQEVAITNISAGGLLVTAPIDFPIETDEMVTGSFLLPLPNKNQAEQISFDGQVKRIAVQEKLEDKKQAGIEFIKISQRDQTKIMQYCFEKQRQNRLKEKQIR
- the flgL gene encoding flagellar hook-associated protein FlgL; the protein is MSTRVTQGMMSQTMLYNLQQNNSLMNKLQQQAATGEKISRPSDDPVVAVRGMYYQSTLTDIDQYKKNADDGYSWMSSTDDALDQVNQVLQRVRELTVQGQNGTNTQSDKEAIAQEVDQLKDQLGEIANSQIAGRYIFAGTDTSTAPYGTDPNNPDSEATFLSDNEQQLQVQVGQNTPIPINVSGKDVFNNNGQGGVFQVLSDIVSDFSSSDGSTTSDHLADLDSQIDNVLQLRSDLGARMNRMQLSQSRLDGLETSTTDLLSKNSDVDMASVYTDLKSQETVQSAALEIGARIIQPTLADFLK
- the flgK gene encoding flagellar hook-associated protein FlgK encodes the protein MTSTFLGLEIGKRGLAAQQAALTTTGHNIANANTPGYTRQSAVFQATNAIPVAGLSSDTTTGQLGTGVEVAQITRLRDSFLDTQYRNENTDLGYWTAKSDTYTKIEDAINEPSDQGLAATMDTFFESWQELANDPDSSSTRAVVRQDAVAVTDSFNAISSSLDQMQSDLHNVITTNTDDVNSLATQIANLNDQISRLVPNDYQPNDLYDQRDNLIDQLSNLVDVQVTPGDSGMVNISVGSGSLVSGKTSNTLSVGFDSDSGLVDPDQIEIGGNKVTLQSGELLGDMESYGILGQEDQSIIPSMKAKINSLATTFADAVNTAHKNGLNLDNINGVSDEKVDFFVGTSAGDMQVNPEIMNSLNLIAAAKVESDGQSSTGNGQNAMDIYNIKSTNLNFPGTTTNVDDYYQNIVGQLGIDSQESQRMEDNAQTIVQQVDNRRQSVSGVSLDEEMTNMIRFQQAYNSSARMVSVMNDCLDKIINGMGQV
- a CDS encoding flagellar protein FlgN; translated protein: MDTLKRLLLTLNAMVDAHTRVLELAQEKRALLIQGPIQDLQDLIVKENNCVVDIQNLEQERQLLVQEYMEQNRLSSLTYTLEDLLKHLKQQNVKDTFVTLAKQLRHLIKEITHLNESNQQLLQTSLSYIHYSIGILARREPAITYGPQSTNGYSSLLDAKV
- the flgM gene encoding flagellar biosynthesis anti-sigma factor FlgM, whose product is MRINDSNYGAYFYQNQQKQSNTTNKTKPTQSSASDVQISSRGRELSQAALSEQTQRKSRVDELKQQISNGTYQVDSRKIADKMINFWNGSSN
- a CDS encoding DUF6470 family protein — encoded protein: MQIPQIRLQQTYAQIGLRITQPVMEIEQQPADLSIKQTPAQMDITKTPSHLEIDQEEAWEQLGFKPLSVLTRDAAEDAKQAAVEAVGEIAQEGDQLAHIENKSNTVAAIVSSKANPAPSDSGNGFIPTSELVKINYTPSELHINWKLGETEINVTPHLVKINYTAGKTEVYLRQQPQLKTDFTEININV
- the flaG gene encoding flagellar protein FlaG encodes the protein MFNKITGSKGQSPVTDSQVKPVEGVSKVKKYSEDQHDQPQTQQENSTKEKTEKVIDTMNGFFKESNTHLEYKYHDELKKYYVAIVDDQTNDVVKEIPSKKLLDIYAAMNDYLGLLMDKRA
- a CDS encoding flagellin, whose product is MSMNINGDFVFKKEVSLQLLAINPIDVMTQPDAANAIDQIDEAIETVSSERSRFGALQNRLEYSLNNASNYETNITASESRISAADMASEMMNQSKYSILSQVAEAMLAQANQQSQQVLQLLRG
- a CDS encoding flagellin — protein: MQINTNITAMNTLRLLNNASQAQSKSMAKLSSGLRINSAADDAAGLSISEKMKGQIRGLDQASRNAQDGISMTQTAEGALNETTDILQRMRELATQSANDTNTDQDRSAIQDEMNQLTDEVNRIGNTTEFNTQKLLNGGNAGPVQNVQADSAFTNAAVTGASGLTGDTDHTIAITYNAGTSATTIAASTSLTKAGTGTATGTISGTYTGTSDISSITVAKDSTTGDWTVNGDTVTPSTNDLSWNGLTISFDDISNTANGDTFTYTGDVNAEVAAGYTATIDDSAVTGTVSSGAGSQTYTTADGKSVTADLGTFDFAADGDGTTNNITFDQTQGGTGFSATLQIGANTGQSMTLNISDMRAAALGLSSATGGTEDVTDSDGNTVTASFTATQQVTDGTNNDNTEYALDLSSSDKASAAISVIDNAINTVSSERSKLGAYENRLDHTINNLNTSSQNITEASSRITDVDMASEMSEQTKDSILSQAAQAMLAQANQQPQQVLQLLRG